Proteins found in one Melioribacteraceae bacterium 4301-Me genomic segment:
- a CDS encoding helix-turn-helix domain-containing protein has product MKKQDEIKHLINTLGIKVSSIAEKVGLKSQTLNYLIYESEEFDDELYEKIKEIIDNYQFELDLFEEEEQMPDLFSEEFNLGIGERIRIFAKQKYGTLKKLAAAMKISPQQLQQYISGKREPGSKILARLLRLGCDINWLLGGKESLESYKIQLLESKIKKLKHSLQQISSIIKKENGIY; this is encoded by the coding sequence ATGAAAAAGCAAGATGAAATAAAACACCTAATTAACACATTAGGGATAAAAGTCAGTTCAATAGCAGAAAAAGTAGGGCTTAAATCACAAACATTGAACTATCTTATTTACGAAAGTGAAGAGTTCGACGACGAGTTATATGAAAAGATAAAAGAAATAATAGACAATTATCAATTTGAACTTGACTTATTTGAAGAGGAAGAACAAATGCCCGACTTGTTTTCCGAAGAATTTAATTTAGGAATTGGCGAACGAATTAGAATATTTGCAAAGCAAAAGTATGGAACATTAAAAAAATTGGCAGCGGCAATGAAAATATCCCCACAGCAACTTCAACAGTACATTAGTGGCAAACGTGAACCAGGTTCAAAGATTCTTGCAAGATTATTAAGATTAGGTTGTGATATCAATTGGCTGCTGGGGGGAAAAGAATCATTAGAGTCTTACAAAATACAACTGCTCGAATCAAAAATAAAAAAACTTAAGCACAGCTTACAACAAATCTCATCTATTATTAAGAAGGAAAACGGAATTTATTAG
- a CDS encoding ATP-dependent helicase: protein MKILNDLNEKQKEAVLYNAGPHMIVAGAGSGKTKVLTYKIAYLISEGIEPSTILALTFTNKAAREMKERIRALIGKKVDLLWMGTFHSIFAKILRAESDSINYKSNFSIYDREDSVSLVSNVMQALNINIDTLTPGGVQHKISWLKNQMISPEDYLKSFATTLPEKKIAEIYTEYNKRLKENNSMDFDDLLLKPIELFNSSPKILQDYKKQFKYILVDEYQDTNRAQYQLLKMLSPVKDKICVVGDDAQSIYGWRGAEIRNMLDFEKDFPKVKIFRLEQNYRSTKTILAAADSVIKNNIDQIHKTLWTENNDGEQLTIMKCSDEKDEAFQIAKRIKKEISTRKLSLNDIAILYRINAQSRALEDALRREKIPYKIIGGVEFYRRKEVKDVIAYLRVLANQNDEESLLRIMNFPQRGIGNTSISKMIAFARKLNITLFKTMARVFEVIEVKERIQKNVKQFKLLLDKYIDLKEKLSLYELISTLVDELGILKIYKEENTPESLARYDNIQELLAAIQEFTKENPKATIDEFLAEVSLISGVDQFNEKENSVTLMTIHSAKGLEFPLVFITGLEEDIFPLNQKFDPDSRIEEERRLFYVALTRAKEKVFITYARSRYRFGEVAYQSKSRFLEELDPNTYHELNGTSGRKSGRRRKGFYDEFYQDSYEDYDQERRSFRVGSRVVHSIFGTGKVLQITGTGDMTRVTIAFEEHGTKTLLAKFANLKLV, encoded by the coding sequence ATGAAAATATTAAACGACCTAAACGAAAAACAAAAAGAAGCTGTTCTCTACAACGCTGGCCCTCACATGATTGTTGCAGGTGCCGGTTCAGGAAAAACAAAAGTATTAACGTATAAAATTGCATATTTAATCAGCGAAGGCATTGAACCCTCCACAATTTTAGCCTTAACTTTCACTAACAAAGCTGCACGTGAAATGAAAGAAAGAATTCGTGCGTTAATTGGTAAAAAAGTTGATTTACTTTGGATGGGGACATTTCATTCTATTTTTGCAAAAATTTTACGTGCTGAGTCTGATTCAATTAATTACAAGAGTAATTTCTCAATTTACGACAGGGAAGATTCTGTCTCATTGGTTAGTAACGTAATGCAGGCACTTAATATTAATATCGATACTCTAACTCCAGGTGGTGTCCAGCATAAAATTAGTTGGCTGAAAAATCAAATGATTAGTCCAGAAGATTATTTAAAAAGTTTTGCAACGACCCTGCCCGAAAAGAAAATTGCTGAAATTTATACTGAATACAATAAAAGACTTAAAGAAAACAATTCAATGGACTTTGATGATTTGCTGTTAAAGCCAATTGAACTTTTTAACTCATCACCTAAGATTTTGCAAGATTATAAAAAGCAGTTTAAGTATATCTTAGTTGATGAATACCAAGATACTAATCGTGCTCAGTATCAGCTGTTAAAAATGCTCAGTCCAGTTAAAGATAAAATTTGTGTCGTTGGTGATGATGCCCAGAGCATTTATGGATGGCGAGGAGCTGAAATTAGAAACATGCTCGATTTTGAAAAGGATTTTCCCAAGGTAAAAATATTCAGATTAGAACAAAATTATCGTTCTACTAAAACTATACTTGCAGCTGCCGATTCTGTTATTAAAAATAATATTGACCAAATACATAAAACGTTATGGACAGAAAATAACGATGGTGAGCAGCTCACCATTATGAAATGCTCTGACGAAAAAGACGAAGCTTTTCAAATTGCAAAAAGGATAAAAAAAGAAATTTCTACAAGAAAACTCTCGTTGAACGACATTGCTATTTTGTACAGAATTAACGCACAATCCCGAGCACTCGAAGATGCCTTGCGTAGAGAAAAAATTCCCTATAAAATTATTGGCGGAGTTGAGTTTTACAGAAGAAAAGAAGTTAAAGATGTTATTGCATATTTGAGGGTGTTAGCAAACCAAAACGATGAAGAAAGTTTATTAAGAATTATGAATTTCCCTCAAAGAGGGATAGGAAATACATCAATTTCAAAAATGATTGCCTTTGCAAGGAAATTAAATATTACTTTGTTCAAAACAATGGCAAGAGTTTTTGAAGTAATTGAAGTAAAAGAAAGAATACAAAAAAATGTTAAGCAGTTTAAACTTTTGCTTGATAAGTACATCGATTTAAAAGAAAAATTATCTTTGTATGAACTGATTTCTACTTTAGTTGATGAATTAGGTATTTTAAAAATTTACAAAGAAGAAAATACACCTGAGTCGTTGGCCAGATACGATAACATTCAAGAGCTTCTCGCAGCAATTCAAGAGTTTACAAAAGAAAATCCAAAAGCTACAATAGATGAATTTTTAGCTGAAGTATCATTAATTAGCGGTGTAGACCAGTTTAATGAAAAAGAAAATTCAGTTACATTAATGACAATTCATAGTGCAAAAGGATTGGAGTTCCCTCTTGTATTTATAACTGGACTGGAAGAAGATATTTTTCCCTTAAATCAAAAATTTGATCCCGATTCAAGAATTGAAGAAGAACGCAGGCTGTTTTATGTGGCTCTTACTAGAGCTAAGGAAAAAGTATTTATTACTTATGCTCGGTCAAGATATAGATTTGGTGAAGTTGCCTACCAGAGTAAATCCCGATTTTTGGAAGAACTAGACCCTAATACCTATCATGAGTTGAATGGTACCAGTGGAAGAAAATCTGGCAGAAGAAGAAAGGGCTTTTATGATGAATTCTATCAAGATAGTTACGAAGACTACGACCAAGAGAGACGTTCGTTTAGGGTTGGCAGCAGGGTGGTTCACAGTATTTTTGGGACGGGAAAAGTGCTCCAAATTACTGGTACTGGCGATATGACAAGAGTAACTATTGCGTTTGAAGAGCATGGCACTAAAACTCTTCTCGCTAAATTTGCGAACTTAAAGTTGGTATAA
- a CDS encoding cupin domain-containing protein produces MPLKISTPTKITSIGNKTKIIEEFIGNVNSQTSEVSIAKMKAPPNWIEPGQRPMFDEYTIVLKGQLNVKTESGEIIAVKAGQALIAKKGEWVQYSTPDSTDTEYIAVCIPAFSQEIVNRDKY; encoded by the coding sequence ATGCCTTTAAAAATTAGTACACCAACTAAGATTACTTCTATCGGCAACAAGACTAAAATTATTGAAGAATTCATTGGGAATGTTAATAGCCAAACTTCAGAAGTAAGTATAGCTAAGATGAAGGCTCCGCCAAATTGGATTGAGCCCGGTCAACGACCAATGTTTGATGAGTATACAATTGTGTTAAAAGGTCAGCTAAATGTTAAAACTGAAAGTGGAGAAATTATTGCCGTCAAAGCTGGCCAAGCTTTGATAGCAAAAAAAGGAGAGTGGGTTCAATACAGCACACCTGATTCTACAGATACAGAGTATATTGCAGTTTGTATACCGGCATTTTCACAGGAAATTGTTAACAGGGATAAATACTGA
- a CDS encoding 6-phosphofructokinase translates to MKIGVLTGGGDCPGLNAVIRAVVRKALLLGHECIGIKEGWRGLLEKNFVKLDLDSVSGILHRGGTILGTSRTNVYKVENGEKIVKENIKEANIDCICAIGGEDTLGVAAKLFKAGVNIVGVPKTIDNDLNATDYTFGFDTAVNIATEAIDRLHTTAESHNRVIVVEVMGRHAGWIAVHAGMAGGADIILVPEKPVNLEEVCDILTKRHSRGKSFSIVVVSEGVKLQTEEQTDKDGSFVLSSMQKDAFGHVRLGGVGNILAEEIEKRTGFETRATVLGHIQRGGSPTAFDRVLATRFGVFAVELIEKRRFGYMAALRGNEIVEASLDDAVGKLKTLDLRLYDVAATFFG, encoded by the coding sequence ATGAAAATTGGTGTTTTAACTGGGGGTGGTGACTGCCCAGGATTAAATGCTGTAATTAGGGCAGTGGTACGTAAAGCACTTCTTCTTGGTCATGAATGTATTGGTATTAAAGAGGGTTGGAGAGGGCTCCTAGAAAAAAATTTTGTAAAATTAGACTTAGATTCAGTTTCGGGGATCTTACATCGCGGCGGCACTATCTTGGGTACTTCACGAACAAATGTTTATAAAGTAGAAAATGGTGAAAAAATAGTTAAAGAAAATATAAAAGAAGCTAACATCGATTGTATATGTGCAATTGGCGGTGAAGATACATTGGGTGTTGCTGCTAAATTATTTAAAGCTGGCGTAAATATAGTTGGTGTACCAAAAACTATTGATAATGACCTCAATGCAACCGATTACACTTTTGGCTTCGATACAGCGGTAAATATTGCTACTGAGGCAATAGATAGATTGCATACTACTGCAGAATCTCATAATAGAGTTATTGTTGTAGAAGTTATGGGGCGTCACGCTGGCTGGATTGCCGTTCATGCTGGTATGGCCGGCGGTGCCGACATAATTTTAGTACCAGAAAAACCAGTCAACCTTGAGGAAGTATGTGATATTTTAACTAAACGTCATTCAAGAGGAAAATCTTTTAGTATCGTGGTCGTTTCAGAAGGTGTTAAACTTCAAACTGAAGAACAAACCGATAAGGATGGTTCTTTTGTATTAAGTAGTATGCAAAAAGATGCTTTTGGCCACGTCAGACTTGGCGGAGTTGGCAATATTTTAGCTGAAGAAATTGAAAAAAGAACAGGATTTGAAACCAGAGCAACTGTATTAGGCCATATCCAAAGAGGAGGTTCACCAACTGCTTTCGACCGTGTATTAGCTACTCGTTTTGGCGTCTTTGCAGTTGAGCTAATTGAAAAAAGAAGATTCGGTTATATGGCTGCTCTAAGAGGCAACGAAATTGTCGAAGCATCCTTGGATGATGCTGTGGGTAAATTAAAAACCCTTGATTTAAGATTGTATGATGTTGCCGCTACTTTCTTCGGTTAA
- a CDS encoding YqaA family protein yields MKTLRWLYDWVLHWAETPYGPAALFLLAFAEASFFPIPPDALLIALALGSRSNSFKLALNCTIGSISGALLGYYIGYFLWWNGENQFSSIALFFFNHVPGFSTKTFFEVQKLYEMWDFWIVFTAGFTPIPYKVFTISSGAFQINLIAFIFASLAGRAGRFFLVSFLIWKFGQQIKGFIDKYFNWLAIAFTILLVGGFVVIKYFL; encoded by the coding sequence ATGAAAACATTACGTTGGCTTTATGACTGGGTATTGCATTGGGCTGAAACACCTTATGGCCCGGCAGCATTATTTTTGTTAGCATTTGCAGAAGCTTCATTCTTTCCAATCCCGCCCGACGCACTTTTGATTGCATTAGCTTTAGGTTCGCGCTCAAACTCATTTAAGCTTGCATTGAATTGTACAATTGGTTCAATTAGCGGAGCATTACTTGGCTATTATATTGGCTATTTTCTATGGTGGAACGGTGAAAATCAATTTTCTTCAATAGCCTTGTTCTTCTTTAATCATGTACCTGGTTTTTCCACAAAAACATTTTTTGAGGTGCAAAAATTATACGAGATGTGGGATTTTTGGATTGTTTTTACTGCTGGATTTACTCCTATTCCTTATAAAGTCTTTACAATTTCAAGTGGGGCTTTTCAGATTAACTTAATTGCCTTTATATTTGCTTCGTTAGCTGGCAGAGCAGGAAGATTTTTCTTGGTATCTTTCTTAATCTGGAAATTTGGACAACAGATAAAAGGGTTTATTGATAAGTATTTCAATTGGCTTGCAATAGCTTTTACAATCTTGCTTGTTGGTGGCTTCGTAGTAATTAAATACTTTTTATAA
- a CDS encoding PGPGW domain-containing protein translates to MIIKTLKQFKKILTAIVGFTVLGIGIIMIITPGPASLVIPLGLTILASEFLWAKKVLEKLKEKVQQIKNSGYKIEK, encoded by the coding sequence ATGATTATAAAAACACTAAAACAATTCAAAAAGATTTTGACAGCAATAGTGGGTTTTACTGTTTTAGGGATAGGCATTATTATGATTATAACACCAGGTCCTGCTTCATTAGTTATTCCATTAGGTTTAACAATTTTAGCAAGCGAATTCCTTTGGGCTAAGAAGGTCCTAGAAAAGTTGAAAGAAAAGGTTCAACAAATAAAAAACAGTGGGTACAAAATTGAAAAATGA